From a region of the Sesamum indicum cultivar Zhongzhi No. 13 linkage group LG3, S_indicum_v1.0, whole genome shotgun sequence genome:
- the LOC105157580 gene encoding protein CASC3-like, translating into MAEEEIEYESDPEEAKLSLKMRRREASDDEQDGEGGGNSREKPPRRIDESDGESEGAAAEYEDELEEEEEYDLDEEYVEEEEVEYEESGGVRGGVDVEVVAVERVEGENEGAVTGELMEEEEKKEVNDEANKIGDENNNVLDGQHEEEERKEMEPFAVPTAGAFYMHDDRFRDNAGGRHRRTLGGRKLWESKDDRKWGHDKFEELTMQERHHEEPRRGSRGRYRGRGRNRAADRGYAQGNRAREYTNNSTQNNNNQSNAPKGVRGRGPRRYQPSYKNNNEAPITQNKQSGKLGEKHPHVSSGRTSEPVSNTEPPRKQVASNLSITSPPFYPTGSSTKENSVPLKRDAQAGIISRNGQQPVVDESFNTARSAATMRGKNVADSIGVDKLYIDDAPSAMDGKTSNTMPMSSSNSSSINPTQPQLRGQGRGPASLTQMAYQPAVSNNQVNRVSPPSQLQNVQRNPGQSRAQSSVPQFTQRFPSGAQASSPPKAAGAMNAFESGELESTSESSQTKTALVAKGKGNMQGGGKGSFLYGGAQVMGASSSMASGQSDQNFPAFLPVMQFGGQHPGGIGVPAVGMAFPGYVAQPQLGLGSSEMTWLPVLAGAAGALGATYCPPYITVDGSYNARPSGQTSAVSAASSKENNTAKVGNDWKPAQRPELANDDFGQRQKNPRRYTEMKFDQ; encoded by the exons ATGGCGGAGGAGGAAATTGAGTACGAGAGCGATCCGGAGGAGGCAAAGCTGTCGCTGAAGATGCGGAGGAGGGAAGCGAGCGATGATGAACAGGATGGTGAGGGAGGGGGGAATAGTCGTGAGAAGCCGCCACGGAGGATTGATGAGTCGGATGGGGAATCTGAAGGCGCTGCGGCGGAGTATGAGGATGAAttggaggaagaagaggagTATGATTTGGATGAGGAGTAtgtggaggaggaagaggtgGAGTATGAAGAAAGTGGTGGTGTGAGAGGTGGGGTTGATGTGGAGGTGGTGGCAGTGGAAAGAGTTGAGGGTGAGAATGAAGGAGCTGTCACGGGGGAGTtgatggaggaggaggagaagaagGAAGTGAATGATGAAGCAAATAAGATTGgtgatgaaaataataatgttctTGATGGTCAGcatgaggaggaggagagaaAGGAGATGGAGCCCTTTGCTGTGCCGACTGCAGGGGCGTTTTACATGCATGATGACAGATTTCGGGACAATGCTGGTGGGCGACATAG GCGAACACTTGGAGGAAGAAAGCTGTGGGAATCTAAAGATGATAGGAAATGGGGGCATGATAAGTTTGAGGAGCTGACCATGCAGGAAAGACATCATGAAGAG CCTAGAAGGGGTTCCAGGGGTCGTTATAGAGGTCGTGGTAGAAATAGAGCCGCAGACCGTGGATATGCACAAGGAAACAGGGCCAGAGAATACACTAATAATAGCACTCAGAATAATAACAATCAGAGCAATGCTCCTAAGGGTGTCAGGGGACGAGGACCTCGAAGGTATCAGCCATCATATAAGAACAACAATGAGGCGCCTATTACACAAAACAAACA aTCTGGGAAATTAGGTGAGAAACATCCTCATGTTAGCTCTGGAAGAACTAGTGAACCTGTGTCTAACACAGAGCCGCCTAGAAAACAGGTTGCCTCCAATTTGAGCATCACTTCTCCTCCATTTTATCCCACTGGTTCTTCCACCAAAGAGAATTCCGTGCCACTTAAAAGAGATGCCCAAGCTGGCATAATCAGTAGAAATGGTCAGCAACCAGTAGTGGATGAGAGTTTTAATACGGCACGATCAGCTGCAACTATGCGGGGAAAGAATGTAGCAGATTCCATTGGTGTGGATAAGCTTTACATTGATGATGCACCCTCTGCTATGGACGGGAAGACTTCAAACACTATGCCGATGTCATCATCTAACTCCTCATCTATAAATCCTACCCAACCTCAGTTGAGGGGTCAAGGAAGAGGACCAGCTTCCTTGACACAAATGGCCTACCAACCAGCTGTCTCTAATAATCAGGTTAACAGGGTTTCTCCACCAAGTCAGCTACAAAATGTTCAGAGGAATCCTGGTCAAAGTCGTGCGCAATCTTCTGTTCCGCAGTTCACGCAGCGTTTTCCAAGTGGAGCACAAGCTTCTTCTCCACCAAAAGCTGCTGGGGCAATGAATGCATTTGAATCTGGGGAGCTGGAATCTACTTCAGAGTCGAGTCAAACAAAGACTGCATTAGTTGCTAAAGGAAAAGGGAACATGCAAGGCGGTGGAAAAGGCTCCTTCCTGTATGGTGGAGCACAGGTTATGGGGGCCTCTAGCAGTATGGCCAGTGGTCAAAGCGATCAAAACTTCCCTGCTTTCTTGCCAG TAATGCAATTTGGAGGCCAGCATCCTGGGGGAATTGGAGTCCCTGCTGTTGGCATGGCTTTCCCTGGATATGTTGCTCAACCACAACTTGGTCTAGGGAGTTCTGAAATGACTTG GCTACCAGTTTTAGCTGGTGCTGCTGGAGCACTGGGCGCAACGTATTGTCCTCCATATATAACTGTTGATGGTTCATACAATGCTCGGCCATCTGGACAGACATCTGCTGTATCAGCTGCTTCAAG caaagaaaataatacaGCAAAAGTTGGTAATGATTGGAAACCTGCGCAGAGGCCTG AGCTGGCAAACGATGATTTTGGGCAGAGGCAAAAGAACCCTCGCAG ATATACGGAGATGAAATTCGACCAGTGA